The Glycine soja cultivar W05 chromosome 6, ASM419377v2, whole genome shotgun sequence genome has a window encoding:
- the LOC114417047 gene encoding toll/interleukin-1 receptor-like protein, producing the protein MASSSSHAIITTYDVFVSFRGEDTRNNFTAFLFESLFENSIHAFKDDTHLQKGESIGIAPELLQAIQESRLFLVVFSKNYASSTWCLRELAHICNCTIEASPSRVLPIFYDVDPS; encoded by the coding sequence ATGGCTTCTTCTTCATCTCATGCGATCATCACTACATATGATGTGTTTGTCAGCTTCCGCGGTGAAGACACGCGCAACAACTTCACtgcttttctctttgagtctCTCTTTGAAAATAGCATCCATGCCTTCAAAGATGATACACATCTTCAGAAAGGCGAATCCATAGGCATAGCACCCGAGCTGCTACAGGCCATTCAAGAGTCTCGCCTTTTCCTTGTGGTCTTCTCTAAGAACTATGCTTCCTCAACTTGGTGTTTGCGTGAACTTGCACACATCTGCAACTGCACCATTGAAGCATCGCCGAGTCGTGTTCTTCCAATTTTCTATGATGTTGATCCATCATAG